From Acidobacteriota bacterium, a single genomic window includes:
- a CDS encoding CBS domain-containing protein has protein sequence AFPMDGGRMLRALLATRMEYAKATRIAASIGQLMAFLFIFGGLMGQPFLILIGLFVWIGASQESAMVERHEALANLTVDQAMVSRFEVLSPGDFLGRAVEMILSGSQEDFPVVHGDRVIGILSRNDLLAGLAEHGQNAPVTGSMRRDFGRAHRGQPLELALQQLKESGGRTLPVVDAEDRLEGLLTLENVSELMMIRSALRSGH, from the coding sequence GGCCTTTCCCATGGACGGCGGCCGGATGCTCCGGGCGCTCCTCGCCACCCGGATGGAATACGCCAAGGCCACCCGCATCGCCGCCTCCATCGGCCAGCTGATGGCCTTCCTCTTCATCTTCGGTGGCCTCATGGGCCAGCCCTTCCTCATCCTCATCGGTCTCTTCGTGTGGATCGGCGCTTCTCAGGAGAGCGCCATGGTGGAGCGCCACGAAGCCTTGGCCAACCTGACGGTGGATCAGGCCATGGTCTCGCGCTTCGAGGTACTGTCCCCGGGAGATTTCCTGGGCCGAGCGGTGGAGATGATCCTGAGCGGCTCTCAGGAAGACTTCCCGGTGGTCCACGGGGACCGGGTGATCGGCATCCTGAGCCGCAACGATCTGCTGGCGGGGCTGGCGGAGCACGGTCAGAACGCCCCGGTCACCGGCAGCATGCGCCGGGACTTCGGCCGCGCCCATCGCGGCCAGCCCCTGGAGCTGGCGCTGCAACAGCTGAAAGAATCCGGCGGCCGCACGCTACCGGTGGTGGACGCCGAGGACCGGCTGGAAGGACTGCTGACGCTGGAGAATGTCAGCGAGCTGATGATGATCCGCTCCGCCCTCCGTAGCGGACACTAG
- a CDS encoding PilZ domain-containing protein produces the protein MTEQAPQPSKPETSRTVTRVSLVFESFRQFLREYGSHISMGGMFIGARRPLPPGSLCQLEFRLRDGYPLILGRGEVVWTRAREEGPGRPPGMGVRFHELEGSSRDLVFGIVEHRLAEGDSLFRLDEDGDLMDETPEDLDKLLKEAERRRERAESEARSSTIGSTQKLSAGAVLAEAEGDGEAAASPAEEVPIEAAAVEDSPVEDAGEFEPGDSEEELSLSELQEPGPREFPAESRDEPWEEASAVDAEGSHDTRETFAESPSEGVEDHQDPVLALPYDGDAVAEEEGWELEDARPEPKGEALAVPPENLSTGPSEVVSEEAPAERWDAGDLHSGTLPTAGGPSEDQPSDELAERRRRDDELGETLRDLPMPPLSEREPDLPVTVTEDEPLEAAVSRQTPPRGRPAAGLPVDSGDAMDLDQLFSVAPAADPLSMEDRPDPWTEREQQQRKRRRGVLGMVAALVVLAGAAFLLVRLVGWWPPSSDSATADSVASGSAQEASSEAGAEPSGVPITAEDSDAADEAPEVIDVGAEEPAAEASEPAAGSSAEPARESTPPPPASRAAASSVQDIRWTRSGNSTRVTVTLDGALPESRFTNQRLGSGAPRQLLRLRGITQAFRPPTLEVDTDQLLRIRTGRHIRDGVDELHLVLDLAAAGVTVTRVESRGRTLEIWVSSDS, from the coding sequence ATGACGGAGCAAGCCCCACAGCCTTCGAAGCCGGAGACTTCCCGCACGGTGACGCGGGTGAGCCTGGTTTTCGAAAGCTTTCGGCAGTTCCTGCGCGAGTACGGGTCCCACATCTCCATGGGCGGGATGTTCATCGGCGCCCGCCGCCCCCTGCCTCCGGGATCCCTGTGCCAGCTGGAGTTCCGGCTGCGGGACGGCTATCCCCTGATCCTGGGCCGGGGAGAGGTGGTGTGGACCCGCGCCCGGGAGGAAGGGCCGGGGCGGCCTCCCGGCATGGGCGTGCGCTTCCACGAGCTGGAGGGCTCCAGCCGCGATCTCGTCTTCGGCATCGTCGAGCACCGGTTGGCGGAGGGAGATTCCCTCTTCCGTCTGGATGAAGACGGCGACCTGATGGATGAGACCCCCGAAGATCTGGATAAATTGCTCAAGGAGGCGGAGCGCCGCCGCGAGCGGGCGGAGAGTGAAGCCCGCTCCAGCACCATCGGCTCGACCCAGAAGCTCAGTGCCGGCGCGGTGCTGGCAGAGGCGGAGGGCGACGGTGAGGCTGCAGCTTCCCCGGCTGAAGAGGTCCCCATCGAGGCAGCAGCGGTTGAGGACTCTCCCGTTGAGGATGCCGGAGAGTTCGAGCCCGGAGATTCCGAGGAGGAACTCTCCCTCTCGGAGCTCCAGGAGCCCGGCCCGAGGGAGTTCCCGGCAGAGTCCCGGGATGAGCCCTGGGAAGAAGCCTCAGCGGTAGATGCCGAGGGTAGCCACGATACCCGCGAGACCTTCGCCGAGAGCCCTTCCGAAGGGGTCGAAGATCACCAAGATCCCGTGCTGGCCCTGCCCTACGACGGCGATGCGGTGGCGGAGGAAGAGGGCTGGGAGCTGGAGGATGCTCGGCCCGAGCCGAAGGGGGAGGCGCTGGCTGTTCCCCCGGAGAACCTGTCCACGGGACCGTCGGAAGTAGTTTCGGAGGAAGCGCCGGCCGAGCGCTGGGATGCGGGAGACTTGCATTCCGGGACCTTGCCGACGGCAGGCGGGCCTTCGGAGGATCAGCCTTCCGACGAGCTTGCCGAAAGGCGCCGGAGGGACGACGAGTTGGGGGAGACCCTTCGGGATCTGCCGATGCCTCCCTTGTCGGAGCGGGAACCGGATCTGCCGGTGACCGTCACCGAGGACGAGCCGCTGGAGGCCGCGGTCTCCCGGCAGACTCCTCCGCGGGGCCGGCCGGCGGCGGGGCTGCCGGTGGACAGTGGCGATGCGATGGATCTGGACCAGCTGTTTTCCGTCGCCCCGGCGGCGGACCCGCTGTCCATGGAGGATCGCCCTGACCCCTGGACGGAGCGCGAGCAGCAGCAGCGCAAGCGGCGGCGGGGGGTCCTCGGCATGGTCGCGGCGCTGGTGGTGCTGGCCGGTGCCGCGTTCCTGCTGGTCCGTCTCGTGGGCTGGTGGCCCCCATCCTCGGATTCGGCGACCGCGGATTCGGTGGCTTCGGGCTCGGCCCAGGAGGCTTCCTCGGAAGCCGGGGCGGAGCCTTCCGGCGTACCGATCACCGCCGAGGACTCCGATGCGGCGGATGAGGCACCGGAGGTCATCGACGTGGGTGCCGAAGAGCCTGCTGCCGAGGCCTCCGAACCAGCTGCCGGGAGCAGTGCGGAGCCGGCCCGGGAGAGCACTCCCCCGCCACCGGCGTCCCGAGCCGCCGCCAGCTCGGTGCAAGACATTCGCTGGACCCGTTCCGGCAACAGCACTCGCGTCACGGTGACGCTGGACGGGGCTCTGCCGGAGTCCCGATTTACCAATCAGCGGCTGGGCTCCGGCGCTCCCCGCCAGCTGCTTCGCCTCCGCGGCATCACCCAGGCGTTCCGCCCCCCGACCCTGGAAGTCGATACCGACCAGCTGCTGAGGATTCGTACCGGACGCCATATTCGAGACGGCGTCGATGAGCTGCACCTGGTGTTGGATCTGGCCGCCGCCGGCGTCACCGTGACGCGGGTGGAGAGCCGGGGCCGGACCCTGGAAATCTGGGTGAGCAGCGATTCGTAG
- a CDS encoding calcium/sodium antiporter — protein MIDLLLVAVGAVCLYFGGEGLVRGATQLARTLGLSPLVIGLTVVAFGTSSPELAATLVAVFEGSPQVAVGNVLGSNIANVGLILGASALLQPLLAQASFLRREIPFMVAVSVLIIPMAADGHYGRLDGLFLLALFALFLWVLLRKGEAPPMDLEVEDDGKPTKPVWVQLAMVVVGVVLLVVGAKVLITGAVSLARAVGLSEQVIGLSLVALGTSLPELAASLVAASHNEGDLVLGNVVGSNIFNVLLVLGTTVAIHPIPVLLSEFGRDLGVGLLFSIAVLPLLALGHPRRLSKREGTALLLGYVVYMWWIF, from the coding sequence ATGATCGATCTCTTGCTCGTCGCCGTAGGCGCTGTGTGTCTGTACTTCGGAGGGGAAGGACTGGTGCGCGGTGCCACCCAGCTGGCCCGGACTCTGGGGCTCTCGCCGCTGGTCATCGGCCTCACGGTGGTGGCCTTCGGCACCTCCAGCCCGGAGCTCGCGGCGACGCTGGTGGCGGTCTTTGAAGGCTCGCCGCAGGTCGCCGTGGGCAACGTGTTGGGCTCCAATATCGCCAATGTCGGCTTGATCCTGGGCGCCAGCGCGCTGCTGCAGCCGCTGCTGGCCCAGGCCTCCTTCCTGCGCCGGGAGATTCCCTTCATGGTGGCGGTCAGCGTGCTGATCATCCCCATGGCTGCGGACGGCCACTATGGGCGCCTGGACGGCCTCTTTCTGCTGGCGCTCTTCGCCCTCTTCCTGTGGGTGCTGCTGCGCAAGGGCGAGGCGCCGCCCATGGACTTGGAAGTGGAGGACGACGGCAAGCCTACGAAGCCGGTGTGGGTTCAGCTGGCGATGGTGGTGGTCGGGGTGGTGCTGCTGGTGGTGGGAGCGAAGGTGTTGATCACCGGAGCGGTGAGCCTGGCGCGGGCGGTGGGATTGAGTGAGCAAGTCATCGGCTTGAGCCTGGTGGCTTTGGGGACCAGCCTGCCGGAGCTCGCCGCCTCGTTGGTGGCCGCCAGCCACAACGAGGGTGATCTCGTCCTGGGCAACGTGGTGGGATCGAATATTTTCAACGTGCTGCTGGTGCTCGGCACCACCGTGGCGATCCATCCCATCCCGGTATTGCTCTCCGAGTTTGGCCGAGATTTGGGCGTCGGCCTCCTGTTCAGCATCGCCGTCTTGCCACTGCTGGCCCTGGGGCATCCACGCCGGCTGTCGAAGCGGGAGGGAACGGCCCTGCTCCTGGGCTACGTGGTCTATATGTGGTGGATCTTCTGA
- a CDS encoding TIGR02266 family protein, translating to MSANDSSGSGTRDSHRVPIESSVDLEFQSFQGFLTEYSSNISLGGMFVRSEEPPPPGTMLNFSLRLKDEMDLVTGLGQVMWVRNEAAGDDLPTGMGIRFLDLEGESAALIQRMVEQHQAQGGETFDVASPAGEVATLRNVSEEAPSPPVATPEPAEGFGEDDGVTAKGEAIPWPPPPDALAPEIETPEPVAPDFGSAEVPASGAPETPPQPGQEASSAAAGEKAGELPGPWVPEPWQPPSTDSEPSPGTRSTASDGEGSGEDPEAAQWPPKVPRVQDGPGGGTGTSAEAWSGTSTGTWSGTGTGTGSGGALQEEIFVPPPLGSDSSNAETSEAPPPTAGASGSTEEAARRGGRSPWVPSLPVIALMVVSLIVGALGSRYLDQIVGLFDGFDSEAAERVLHDVPPPATLESLATGAEESAVEMPSAAAEDRSQDSEMPRAAPTQQAASPAEGPRTEGPAQDGATEDGATEDVAPLELGPPDPGAQRLNQVRLITWKAQGAGTTVVTLWGNGQLRQEDLDHIRIDGRPARELLKLRGINWPFRNPILDANTGEVRRIRTGFHPKATGNELHIVLDLEDPQIHLARVERDANKILLYLSR from the coding sequence ATGAGCGCTAACGACTCTTCCGGTTCCGGAACCCGCGATTCCCATCGCGTCCCCATTGAGAGCAGCGTCGACCTGGAATTCCAGAGCTTTCAGGGCTTCCTCACCGAGTATTCGTCCAATATCTCCCTGGGCGGCATGTTCGTGCGCAGCGAGGAGCCGCCGCCGCCGGGAACCATGCTCAACTTCAGCCTGCGGTTGAAGGACGAGATGGATCTGGTGACCGGCCTCGGGCAGGTGATGTGGGTCCGCAACGAAGCGGCGGGAGACGATCTGCCGACGGGCATGGGGATTCGCTTCCTGGACCTGGAGGGGGAGAGCGCGGCTCTCATCCAGCGCATGGTAGAGCAGCACCAGGCGCAGGGCGGTGAGACCTTCGACGTCGCCTCGCCGGCGGGCGAGGTGGCGACCTTGAGGAATGTGTCGGAGGAGGCACCGAGCCCTCCGGTCGCGACCCCGGAGCCCGCCGAGGGCTTTGGTGAGGATGACGGCGTGACCGCGAAAGGCGAGGCCATTCCGTGGCCTCCGCCACCGGATGCTCTGGCGCCGGAGATCGAGACGCCGGAGCCGGTGGCGCCGGACTTCGGCTCCGCTGAGGTCCCCGCCTCCGGAGCTCCCGAGACTCCGCCGCAGCCCGGCCAGGAGGCATCCTCCGCGGCCGCTGGAGAGAAGGCGGGAGAGCTGCCGGGGCCGTGGGTTCCGGAACCTTGGCAGCCGCCCTCGACGGACTCGGAGCCCTCGCCGGGGACCCGTTCCACCGCTTCGGATGGGGAGGGCTCCGGGGAGGATCCGGAAGCAGCGCAATGGCCACCGAAGGTTCCCCGGGTGCAGGATGGCCCCGGCGGAGGCACCGGTACGAGCGCGGAGGCCTGGAGCGGCACGAGTACCGGCACCTGGAGCGGTACGGGGACCGGTACCGGCAGCGGAGGGGCGCTGCAGGAGGAGATCTTCGTACCCCCTCCCCTGGGCAGTGACTCGTCGAATGCCGAGACCTCGGAAGCCCCACCTCCCACCGCGGGTGCGTCTGGGAGCACGGAGGAGGCTGCACGGAGGGGCGGTCGTTCGCCCTGGGTGCCGAGCCTGCCGGTGATCGCGCTGATGGTGGTGTCTCTGATCGTCGGGGCTTTGGGGTCCCGCTATCTGGACCAGATCGTCGGTCTCTTCGATGGTTTCGACAGCGAGGCCGCGGAGCGCGTGCTCCATGACGTTCCGCCGCCGGCGACGCTGGAGAGCTTGGCCACCGGTGCGGAGGAGTCGGCGGTGGAGATGCCGTCCGCCGCGGCGGAGGATCGGAGCCAGGATTCGGAGATGCCTAGGGCCGCTCCTACGCAGCAGGCTGCTTCTCCGGCAGAGGGCCCTCGGACAGAGGGTCCTGCGCAGGACGGCGCTACTGAGGACGGTGCTACGGAGGACGTCGCACCGTTGGAGCTGGGGCCTCCGGATCCGGGGGCGCAGCGCCTCAACCAGGTGCGTTTGATCACCTGGAAGGCGCAGGGGGCCGGTACCACCGTGGTGACCTTGTGGGGCAACGGCCAGCTGCGGCAAGAGGACTTGGACCATATTCGCATCGATGGCCGGCCTGCCCGCGAGTTGCTCAAGCTGCGCGGCATCAACTGGCCGTTCCGCAACCCCATCCTCGACGCCAATACCGGGGAGGTGCGGCGCATCCGCACCGGCTTCCATCCCAAGGCCACCGGCAACGAGCTGCACATCGTCCTGGACCTGGAAGACCCGCAAATCCACCTCGCCCGCGTCGAGCGTGACGCGAATAAGATCCTGCTCTACCTGAGCCGCTGA